The Arachis hypogaea cultivar Tifrunner chromosome 16, arahy.Tifrunner.gnm2.J5K5, whole genome shotgun sequence genome contains a region encoding:
- the LOC112756940 gene encoding putative AC transposase, whose amino-acid sequence MRYHLLNQCKKFPRESGDPSQTILTFQQKKEGEGVFTAVTFDAEMCRKALARMIIVDELPFKFVEGEGFRFYMSIVQPRFSLPGRITVAKDCWNLYISEKNRLKTVFKQPNQSVCLTTDCWTSVQNLNYMCLTAHYIDHDWKLQKRIINFCLIKNHKGETIGRKIERCLLGWGISRVFTITVDNASSNDTAISYLRTRMEDWNLHPLKGEHLHVRCCAHILNLVVNDGLKEMHESISKIRNAIRYVRASPSRMNRFKNFIKEARIQDKCTVQLDVPTRWNSTYTMLESGLKFQKAFKRLGERDTEYALMQGGIPRNIDWDNAKHFMEFLKIFHDVTKSVSGSLLVTSSQYFHEFCKILRVFKASCGSRDPLLGSMAERMKLKYDKYWGNIKNINMTIFVAVILDPRYKLKFVNFSFEKLYDKDDANFLGAKVKETFSKMFECYMNANNGGRSFTSTTMDGASDVGVPDGDMAGDFFKEVHFHEIINKNEVDLYLMDGLEKPGDQNTFDILNWWKVNSSKYPILSQIARDVLAMPVSTVASESAFSTGGRVLNNYRSSLTPKTVEALICTQNWLRASPMTTDFEELIEEFEKLELEIAPTGEDEDESGVDSD is encoded by the coding sequence ATGCGTTATCATTTGTTGAACCAATGTAAAAAATTTCCTAGGGAGTCGGGTGACCCTAGTCAAACAATCCTTACCTTCCAACAAAAAAAAGAGGGTGAAGGGGTATTTACTGCAGTTACTTTTGATGCTGAAATGTGTAGAAAAGCCCTTGCTAGGATGATAATTGTTGATGAGCTACCATTCAAGTTTGTTGAGGGGGAGGGATTTAGATTCTATATGAGTATTGTGCAGCCTAGATTTTCACTTCCGGGAAGGATTACTGTTGCTAAGGACTGTTGGAATCTCTATATTAGTGAGAAGAATAGGTTGAAAACTGTGTTCAAGCAACCGAATCAATCTGTTTGTTTAACTACTGATTGTTGGACTTCTGTGCAAAATCTGAATTATATGTGTCTCACTGCTCATTACATTGATCATGATTGGAAATTGCAAAAGAggattattaatttttgtcttATTAAAAACCACAAGGGAGAAACAATTGGTAGAAAGATTGAGAGATGTCTTTTGGGGTGGGGGATATCTAGAGTGTTCACAATTACTGTTGATAACGCTAGTTCTAATGACACTGCAATATCTTACCTAAGAACTAGAATGGAGGATTGGAATTTACATCCTTTGAAAGGAGAGCATTTGCATGTTAGGTGTTGTGCACATATTCTTAATCTTGTTGTTAATGATGGATTGAAAGAGATGCATGAATCTATTAGCAAGATAAGAAATGCTATTAGATATGTGCGTGCTTCCCCTAGTCGTAtgaataggttcaaaaatttcaTTAAGGAAGCTAGGATACAAGACAAGTGTACTGTCCAACTCGATGTTCCCACTAGATGGAACTCTACATACACCATGCTTGAAAGTGGTTTGAAGTTTCAAAAGGCGTTCAAGAGGCTAGGGGAGAGAGATACAGAATATGCTCTAATGCAAGGTGGTATTCCGAGGAATATTGATTGGGATAATGCAAAACACTTTATGGAATTCCTGAAAATTTTTCATGATGTTACAAAGAGTGTGTCTGGTAGTTTGCTTGTgacttcttctcaatattttcatgagttttgtAAGATTTTGCGTGTGTTCAAAGCTTCTTGTGGTAGTCGAGATCCATTACTTGGGAGTATGGCTGAGAGGATGAAGCTTAAGTATGACAAGTACTGGGGTAACATTAAAAATATCAACATGACGATTTTTGTTGCTGTGATTCTTGATCCTAGATACAAGTTGAAGTTTGTCAACTTTAGCTTTGAAAAGCTATATGATAAGGATGATGCTAATTTTTTGGGTGCAAAAGTGAAAGAAACCTTCTCCAAGATGTTTGAATGCTATATGAATGCAAATAATGGGGGAAGATCTTTTACTTCAACAACAATGGATGGTGCATCAGATGTGGGAGTACCTGATGGCGACATGGCTGGTGATTTTTTTAAGGaggtgcattttcatgagatcatCAACAAGAATGAGGTGGATTTGTATTTGATGGATGGTTTAGAGAAGCCTGGTGATCAAAATACTTTTGACATATTGAATTGGTGGAAGGTAAATTCTAGCAAGTATCCTATCTTATCCCAAATAGCTAGAGATGTCCTAGCAATGCCGGTCTCAACTGTTGCTTCAGAATCAGCTTTTAGCACTGGTGGAAGAGTGCTTAACAACTATAGGAGTTCTTTAACTCCAAAGACAGTTGAGGCATTGATATGCACACAAAATTGGCTTCGTGCTTCTCCAATGACAACTgattttgaggagcttattgaAGAGTTTGAGAAACTTGAA